The region AGATCCGCCGAGTCAGGCCGATGGACGCCGCCCGGATGCGGGCGCTGCGTCTGGAGATGCTCGCCGACGCGCCGCTGGCCTTCCTGGAGACGATCGCGGACGCGGCAGCCCGCCCGCACAACGAGTACGCCGCGCGGATCGCCTACACCTCCGCCGGCCCGAACAACGCGCAGTTCGTCGCGGACCCGGGCGGCGGCCGGCTGGTCGGACACGCCGGCGGCACCGCCACTCCGGACGAGGCAGGGCTGACCGTGATCTACGCCGTGTACGTCACGCCGACCTGGCGGGGCAGCGGCCTGCTCGCTGAATTGGTCGACGGCGTGGCCGCCTGGTCGCGGGCCTGCGGCCGGCCCGAGTTGCTGCTGGAGGTCGTGG is a window of Micromonospora sp. WMMD961 DNA encoding:
- a CDS encoding GNAT family N-acetyltransferase; this encodes MTTDTGSPGLRQAEIRRVRPMDAARMRALRLEMLADAPLAFLETIADAAARPHNEYAARIAYTSAGPNNAQFVADPGGGRLVGHAGGTATPDEAGLTVIYAVYVTPTWRGSGLLAELVDGVAAWSRACGRPELLLEVVVGNDRAYRAYRRLGFEDTGVRVPHPTIPALTELQMRRPA